One genomic window of Sporosarcina ureae includes the following:
- a CDS encoding thiol-disulfide oxidoreductase DCC family protein — protein MKRNRIILFDGECNFCDASVQFIIKRDPYKHFSFASLQDDVGRKLRKDYQIPDNVDSLVLIENGKAYTKSGAALRIAKKLDGLWHLAFLFVVIPPAIRDIVYDYVATNRYKWFGKKELSCMLPSPEDRQRFMA, from the coding sequence ATGAAACGAAATAGAATTATACTATTTGATGGCGAATGTAACTTCTGTGATGCAAGCGTTCAGTTTATTATTAAACGTGATCCATACAAACACTTTTCATTCGCTTCGTTACAAGATGATGTAGGTAGAAAACTTCGTAAGGACTATCAAATTCCTGACAACGTTGATAGCTTAGTATTGATCGAAAATGGGAAAGCTTATACAAAGTCAGGCGCAGCCTTGCGTATCGCAAAAAAACTGGATGGTTTATGGCACTTGGCATTTCTATTCGTAGTCATCCCACCAGCAATCCGCGATATCGTCTACGACTATGTTGCAACAAACCGATATAAATGGTTCGGTAAAAAGGAATTATCCTGCATGTTGCCTTCACCTGAGGACCGTCAACGTTTTATGGCATGA
- a CDS encoding Ger(x)C family spore germination protein yields MTARILALVLAILSAVLSGCVDSNEPERMLYINGVGVDFKDGKYEVYVQLVSFANTANSEQPIDIGAVQAEVGHATGNTMDEALFELYHSVDQKLFWGHLSYIVASEDVMVKGKLSPVIDSFIRYKETRYQIWLYTTKDPVQDVLLLRPVLNKSITLSKLGDPKNSYEQESFIQPLNIRQLLIGLDEPGHEAMIPLISVEENWKSMQEPIKAPVLSGVGVITPTSFKGFISGDKARGIQWMSNNTKRGQVTFKLDGGNYFTMIIDKVKVKIKPITGKGEVKFDINVDLSATVSEMGKDITTDRIRKEIEKVVESEIKETYEDALTIDVDIYHLSEKLYRKNVKEWKKHHKEGKLELTEDSIRNLKVRVTKLSSDRKSYKETIER; encoded by the coding sequence ATGACTGCACGTATACTTGCGCTAGTTTTGGCAATCCTTTCAGCAGTTCTTTCTGGCTGTGTGGATTCTAATGAGCCGGAAAGAATGCTTTATATCAATGGGGTCGGTGTGGATTTTAAGGATGGAAAATACGAAGTGTATGTGCAACTTGTCAGTTTTGCTAATACAGCAAATAGCGAGCAACCCATTGATATCGGAGCCGTGCAAGCGGAAGTTGGACATGCCACAGGCAATACAATGGATGAAGCGCTTTTTGAATTATATCATTCAGTAGATCAAAAATTGTTTTGGGGTCATCTTTCTTATATTGTTGCATCAGAAGACGTGATGGTTAAAGGGAAATTAAGTCCGGTTATTGATAGTTTTATTCGCTATAAGGAAACAAGATATCAAATTTGGCTGTACACCACGAAAGATCCCGTGCAAGATGTTCTTTTATTAAGACCCGTTCTTAATAAATCAATCACATTGTCTAAGCTTGGTGATCCCAAGAACTCCTATGAACAAGAATCTTTCATACAGCCACTAAATATTCGACAGTTACTAATCGGACTGGATGAGCCTGGCCATGAGGCGATGATTCCATTAATTTCAGTGGAGGAAAATTGGAAGTCTATGCAGGAGCCTATTAAAGCACCGGTTTTGTCAGGGGTGGGTGTAATTACCCCTACCAGCTTCAAGGGATTTATCTCAGGTGACAAAGCCCGAGGAATACAATGGATGTCAAATAATACGAAAAGGGGCCAAGTTACCTTTAAATTGGACGGAGGAAATTATTTTACGATGATCATTGATAAGGTGAAGGTGAAAATCAAGCCGATTACTGGAAAGGGAGAAGTGAAGTTTGATATTAATGTCGATTTATCGGCAACTGTCAGTGAAATGGGAAAAGATATTACGACAGATCGAATTCGGAAAGAGATAGAAAAAGTGGTGGAAAGTGAAATTAAGGAAACGTATGAGGATGCTTTAACAATAGACGTTGATATTTATCATCTTTCAGAGAAACTATATAGAAAAAACGTTAAAGAGTGGAAGAAGCATCATAAGGAAGGTAAATTGGAGTTGACCGAGGATTCTATTCGAAACTTGAAGGTGCGTGTTACAAAGCTTTCCTCAGATAGAAAATCATATAAAGAGACGATTGAACGATAA
- a CDS encoding DUF779 domain-containing protein codes for MPDRVIATEKALVLIKLLKDKHGPLMFHQSGGCCDGSSPMCYEDGDLIVGNQDILLGHIGGMPFYMMKSQFEYWKHTQLIIDVVDGRGGMFSLEGVEGKRFLTRSRAFTDEEYKEFTS; via the coding sequence ATGCCAGATCGAGTAATCGCAACAGAAAAAGCGTTGGTTCTTATAAAATTGTTAAAAGATAAGCACGGTCCTTTGATGTTCCATCAGTCTGGCGGTTGCTGTGATGGATCTTCTCCGATGTGTTACGAAGACGGAGATTTGATTGTAGGTAATCAGGATATCTTGCTTGGTCATATTGGTGGTATGCCATTCTATATGATGAAAAGCCAGTTTGAGTATTGGAAACATACGCAACTGATTATTGATGTAGTCGACGGACGTGGGGGAATGTTTTCGCTCGAAGGAGTGGAAGGGAAACGTTTCTTAACTAGATCTCGTGCTTTTACCGACGAGGAATATAAGGAATTTACTTCATAA
- a CDS encoding bifunctional homocysteine S-methyltransferase/methylenetetrahydrofolate reductase, with protein sequence MSLLEKLQTNVLTADGAMGTILYSYGIDYCYEELNIEKPEIIEQIHQDYITAGADIIQTNTYSANANKLARYGLESHVTEFNKAAMKIAKRAAAPGGQFVLGTIGGLRGIRKSDATLDEIEKVVLEQANALLAGDPDGLLLETYYDFEELSSVVTTLKKITDVPLIAQVSMHDPGVLQNGLSLNAALHQLESLGADIVGVNCRLGPYHTIQAFDNVTLPEKAFLSAYPNASLLDVEDGRIVYESEAEYFGRAAVLLRDQGVRLIGGCCGTTPKHIKAAKTQLARLTPITEKVVQPAKPIVIHEAGPAKHQPLHEKAKTERTVIVELDTPRHLETDDYIKGANMLYDAGVDAITMADNSLASPRISNMAMGSIVKMQHNIRPLVHLTCRDHNLIGLQSHLMGLDALGIHDILAVTGDPTKVGDFPGATSVYDVSSMELLQLIKKLNEGISFSGKPLRKKASFSISAAFNPNVRVIDRAVQRLEKKIEAGADYFITQPVYTKEKIIDVYEATKHLDTPIFIGIMPLTNIRNAEFLHHEVPGIKLSEDVLERMRECGEDRERSTETGLEIAKELIDTAAQYFNGLYLITPFLRYDMTLELYEYIKKIDQQKERELTHAETSY encoded by the coding sequence ATGTCATTGCTCGAGAAACTACAAACAAATGTCCTAACGGCAGATGGTGCAATGGGGACGATTTTATATTCTTACGGAATTGATTACTGTTATGAAGAACTAAACATAGAAAAGCCTGAAATTATAGAGCAAATTCACCAAGATTACATCACAGCCGGTGCAGATATTATCCAGACAAACACTTATAGTGCGAACGCAAACAAATTAGCTCGCTACGGTCTAGAAAGTCATGTTACAGAATTCAATAAGGCAGCTATGAAAATTGCAAAACGTGCAGCGGCACCTGGCGGGCAATTTGTACTTGGAACAATAGGCGGCTTGCGGGGGATACGTAAAAGCGATGCTACATTGGATGAAATAGAAAAAGTCGTACTAGAACAAGCCAATGCATTATTGGCAGGTGATCCTGATGGTCTTCTATTAGAGACGTATTATGACTTTGAAGAGTTATCATCCGTAGTTACAACATTAAAGAAAATCACGGATGTCCCATTGATTGCACAAGTTTCTATGCATGATCCCGGCGTATTGCAGAACGGACTTTCATTAAACGCCGCACTTCATCAGCTCGAGTCTCTTGGAGCAGATATCGTAGGAGTCAATTGTCGATTAGGTCCTTACCACACGATTCAAGCATTCGATAATGTGACATTACCGGAAAAAGCATTTTTATCCGCATATCCAAACGCCAGTCTATTAGATGTTGAGGATGGCCGTATTGTCTATGAATCAGAAGCAGAATACTTTGGACGCGCTGCCGTATTACTTCGTGATCAAGGCGTTCGGCTGATTGGTGGATGTTGCGGGACAACACCTAAGCATATTAAAGCTGCGAAAACACAGTTAGCGCGACTGACACCTATCACAGAAAAGGTTGTACAACCGGCAAAACCTATCGTGATTCATGAAGCGGGTCCTGCAAAACATCAACCTCTTCATGAAAAAGCGAAAACAGAGCGTACAGTAATTGTAGAACTAGATACACCACGCCACTTGGAAACGGACGATTATATCAAAGGTGCAAATATGTTATATGACGCTGGAGTTGACGCTATAACAATGGCAGATAATTCACTTGCTTCCCCTCGCATCAGCAACATGGCGATGGGCTCGATCGTTAAGATGCAACATAATATCCGCCCGCTTGTACATTTAACGTGTCGGGATCACAATCTTATCGGCTTACAATCACATTTGATGGGGCTTGATGCATTAGGTATTCACGATATCCTAGCTGTAACAGGCGATCCGACAAAAGTTGGGGACTTCCCCGGTGCTACAAGTGTCTACGATGTATCCAGCATGGAGTTATTGCAATTGATTAAGAAATTGAATGAAGGGATTTCATTCTCTGGTAAGCCGTTGCGCAAGAAAGCCAGCTTCTCCATTTCAGCAGCTTTCAATCCGAACGTACGTGTAATCGATCGTGCTGTACAACGGCTTGAGAAGAAAATTGAAGCGGGTGCGGACTATTTCATCACTCAGCCAGTTTATACGAAAGAAAAGATTATCGATGTATATGAAGCAACAAAACACTTGGATACACCGATCTTCATCGGTATCATGCCATTGACGAATATACGAAATGCAGAGTTCCTGCATCACGAGGTACCGGGCATCAAGCTTTCAGAAGATGTGTTGGAAAGAATGCGTGAATGCGGAGAGGATCGCGAAAGATCAACTGAAACAGGTCTTGAAATCGCAAAAGAATTGATAGATACAGCGGCACAATATTTTAATGGGCTGTATCTCATCACACCATTCCTGCGCTACGATATGACATTAGAGTTGTATGAGTATATTAAGAAAATAGACCAGCAGAAGGAGAGGGAATTAACACATGCAGAGACATCCTATTGA
- a CDS encoding spore germination protein has product MKSDEKEIDINSMKQLFLKSADVQFQSYTFNERPVVFITCNAMIDQQLLNEVIVQRVQLMMNHLKDVTTEEAIVAQLHIPDLKRVEDINEAGTLVYTGNLLLYFEEFGLLFSSNIAKKPNRNPEETKLEAPVKGPRDNFIEDVSVNIALIRKRLPTSSLSVEKFELGKRTKTTVALLYFDDIASKETLNSIKNQIKKVDMDIVFSPDLLMESMDIKGVLFPRTNYTGRPDNAIQSLARGRFLIFVDGAAYAVILPINLFLLVKTSDDNENIAIYSSLERILRIFGLSIGITLPALWLALTTFHQDQLPLLLLATVVKANTGLPLPTTLEMLLMLLMFELFREAGLRLPIALGGTIGVVGGLIIGDAAIRAGITSPAMIVVIAASTISTFTLVNQSLVGSVSILRIFFIILTSFFGLFGFLMALYFTVLYLASIRTFGVPYMNIATDLSWETIQKSLLRLYPKQYKKRPNMLSPKDKTRNKEGGK; this is encoded by the coding sequence TCCGCGGATGTTCAGTTTCAATCGTACACGTTCAATGAACGTCCAGTAGTATTCATTACATGTAATGCCATGATCGATCAGCAATTACTGAATGAAGTCATTGTTCAACGTGTTCAGCTTATGATGAATCATTTGAAGGATGTAACGACAGAAGAAGCCATTGTAGCACAATTACACATTCCGGATTTAAAAAGAGTGGAAGACATTAATGAAGCGGGTACACTCGTATACACCGGAAATTTGCTTCTATATTTTGAGGAGTTTGGTCTTCTCTTTTCAAGTAATATTGCAAAAAAACCAAACCGAAATCCCGAAGAGACAAAATTAGAAGCACCGGTTAAAGGGCCTAGGGATAATTTTATTGAAGACGTTTCGGTCAATATCGCGCTAATCCGGAAGCGTTTACCAACGAGTTCATTGAGTGTGGAAAAATTTGAATTGGGGAAGCGAACTAAAACGACAGTAGCTCTTCTATATTTTGACGATATCGCTAGTAAAGAGACGTTAAATAGTATAAAAAACCAGATAAAAAAAGTTGATATGGATATCGTATTCAGCCCGGACTTACTGATGGAGAGTATGGATATTAAGGGCGTACTCTTCCCAAGAACTAACTATACAGGTCGACCCGATAATGCGATTCAATCCCTAGCAAGAGGTAGATTTCTCATTTTTGTTGATGGGGCGGCCTATGCTGTAATTTTGCCCATAAACCTGTTTTTACTTGTTAAAACAAGTGATGATAATGAGAATATAGCTATTTATAGTTCGTTGGAACGAATATTGCGTATTTTTGGTTTGTCGATAGGTATAACTTTACCGGCACTTTGGCTCGCATTAACAACATTTCATCAAGATCAATTGCCCCTTCTATTATTAGCGACAGTCGTGAAAGCTAATACGGGACTGCCGTTGCCTACAACACTTGAAATGCTACTCATGCTACTCATGTTTGAATTATTTCGTGAGGCAGGCTTACGTCTTCCAATTGCACTTGGAGGAACGATTGGCGTTGTGGGTGGGTTAATTATTGGAGATGCCGCCATTCGGGCAGGAATTACAAGTCCCGCTATGATTGTCGTTATAGCGGCTTCAACGATTTCGACATTTACGTTGGTTAACCAATCGTTGGTGGGATCCGTGAGTATACTACGTATATTTTTCATTATCTTAACGTCCTTTTTTGGACTGTTTGGATTCCTTATGGCGCTCTATTTTACCGTTCTATACTTAGCTAGTATTCGAACATTCGGGGTGCCTTACATGAATATTGCGACGGATTTAAGCTGGGAGACCATACAGAAGTCGCTTTTGCGTTTATATCCCAAACAATATAAAAAGCGTCCGAATATGCTAAGTCCCAAGGATAAAACACGGAACAAAGAAGGTGGAAAATGA
- the adh gene encoding aldehyde dehydrogenase → MVQASENLVYANPNTEGSKVQFKERYDNFIGGKWTAPVKGQYFDNPTPVTGKVFTQVARSTEEDIELALDAAHAAKDAWGKTSVTERSNILLKIADRIEENLEMLAVAETWDNGKAVRETLNADLPLAVDHFRYFASAIRAQEGGVSQIDNDTVAYHFHEPLGVVGQIIPWNFPILMAVWKLAPALAAGNCIVLKPAEQTPASILVLVELIEDLLPAGVLNVVNGFGLEAGKPLASNPRINKIAFTGETTTGRLIMQYASQNLIPVTLELGGKSPNIFFEDVMAKDDAFLDKAVEGFVMFALNQGEVCTCPSRALIQESIYDKFMERALERVKAIKTGNPLDPTVMMGAQASTEQLEKILSYLDIGKQEGAECLTGGEQNKLEGDLAEGYYVKPTVFKGHNKMRIFQEEIFGPVVAVTTFKDKEEALEIANDTLYGLGSGVWTRDMNTAYRFGRGIQAGRVWTNCYHAYPAHSAFGGYKASGIGRENHLQMLAHYQQTKNMLVSYDESKLGFF, encoded by the coding sequence ATGGTACAAGCTTCAGAAAATCTAGTTTATGCAAATCCGAATACAGAAGGTTCAAAAGTTCAGTTCAAGGAACGCTATGATAATTTTATTGGTGGTAAGTGGACGGCACCAGTAAAAGGCCAGTATTTCGATAATCCAACACCAGTTACAGGTAAGGTATTTACCCAGGTGGCGAGATCTACGGAAGAAGACATTGAACTGGCTCTGGATGCTGCTCATGCGGCGAAAGATGCATGGGGAAAAACATCAGTTACTGAACGTTCGAATATATTACTGAAGATAGCAGATCGTATTGAAGAGAATTTGGAAATGCTGGCTGTAGCTGAAACATGGGATAACGGAAAAGCTGTCCGTGAAACGTTGAATGCCGATCTTCCACTTGCAGTAGATCATTTCAGATACTTTGCTTCTGCAATTCGTGCACAAGAAGGCGGAGTCAGTCAAATTGATAACGACACAGTAGCCTACCATTTCCATGAGCCATTAGGAGTCGTGGGTCAGATTATTCCTTGGAACTTCCCGATTCTAATGGCAGTATGGAAACTTGCCCCGGCATTGGCGGCAGGAAACTGTATCGTGTTAAAACCAGCTGAGCAAACACCAGCGTCTATTTTGGTATTGGTAGAATTAATCGAAGATTTACTACCAGCAGGTGTTTTAAACGTCGTCAACGGTTTTGGACTGGAAGCCGGAAAACCCCTAGCGTCCAATCCTAGAATTAATAAAATCGCTTTTACTGGCGAGACGACAACAGGTCGTCTGATCATGCAGTACGCTTCTCAAAACTTGATTCCGGTCACATTAGAACTGGGCGGGAAATCCCCGAACATTTTCTTTGAAGATGTAATGGCGAAAGATGATGCGTTCCTTGACAAAGCAGTCGAAGGTTTTGTTATGTTCGCCTTGAATCAAGGGGAGGTCTGTACATGTCCGTCCCGAGCGCTAATTCAGGAATCCATTTACGACAAGTTTATGGAACGTGCACTTGAGCGTGTTAAAGCGATCAAGACGGGTAATCCATTGGATCCAACAGTCATGATGGGTGCTCAGGCATCTACTGAACAACTGGAAAAAATTCTTTCCTACTTGGATATCGGAAAACAAGAAGGCGCAGAATGTCTGACGGGTGGAGAGCAGAACAAACTCGAAGGGGATCTTGCAGAGGGGTATTATGTGAAGCCGACTGTATTTAAAGGGCATAATAAAATGAGGATCTTCCAAGAAGAGATTTTCGGTCCCGTAGTAGCGGTTACAACATTCAAAGATAAAGAAGAAGCGTTAGAAATTGCGAACGACACATTATATGGACTAGGTTCAGGTGTATGGACGCGTGATATGAATACGGCGTACCGCTTCGGTCGCGGAATTCAGGCAGGACGCGTATGGACGAACTGTTATCATGCGTATCCGGCACACTCTGCATTTGGTGGCTATAAAGCTTCAGGGATCGGACGTGAAAATCACTTGCAAATGCTGGCACATTATCAGCAGACGAAGAACATGCTCGTTAGTTACGACGAAAGTAAACTAGGATTCTTTTAA
- the metH gene encoding methionine synthase: MQRHPIEEQLDKRILIIDGAMGTMLQAEDFSTEDFGGEEYDGCNEYMSVLRPDVLEKIHDEYLEAGADIICTNTFGGTPLVLNEFSLGHRADEINAKSVEIAKKSAAKFSTPEWPRFVAGAIGPTTKTLSVTGGITFDELSNDFYVQAKALIEAGSDLILMETSQDMLNVKAGTIGIKKAFEELGREIPIMISGTIEPMGTTLAGQSIEAFYISIEHVHPLSVGLNCATGPEFMTDHLRSLSDLATSYVTCYPNAGLPDEEGHYHESPESLSKKLEGFAEKGWLNMVGGCCGTTPDHIRAIREVVKDKAPRKMPENPHGHAISGIEPLLYDDTLRPLLIGERTNVIGSRKFKQLIVEEKFEEAAEIARAQVKRGAHVLDICLANPDRDELYDMTRFMKEVVKKVKVPLVIDSTDENVIAEALKFSQGKAIINSINLEDGEERFDAVLPLVKKYGAAVVVGTIDEIGMAVTRERKLEVALRSYDLLVNKWEIPPEDIIFDPLVFPVGTGDAQYIGSAVETIEGIRLIKEKLPRTLTTLGVSNVSFGLPPVGREVLNAVYLYHCTQAGLDYAIVNTEKLERFASIPEAEIKLANDLLFTTTDETLAEFTDFYRGKKKEKSEDDIPKTVPDRLAYYVVEGTKEGLIPDLETALKTYDEPLDIINGPLMKGMAEVGRLFNDNQLIVAEVLQSAEVMKASVSYLEQFMDKKEDDSGKGKIILATVKGDVHDIGKNLVEIILSNNGFKVIDIGIKVTPAALIEVIRKEKPDIVGLSGLLVKSAQQMVLTAQDFKAAGIDTPVMVGGAALTRRFTETKIAPEYDGPVIFAKDAMQGLDLANRLQSNDKGTLLEELADSIEKRETNDAIKASRDTSAVAVKPRPVKTVRTDVPVFTPTDLRRRVVKDYSVAHLHPYVNMRTLIGHHLGLRGNVDKMLERKEERAVQLHDMVTGFLKSDKMRASGIYQFFPAQADGDDVIIYDPKDSKTEIERFTFPRQEKDPFLCLADYLKTVQSGEMDYVAFMQVTAGKGVRDYANKLKEEGKFLESHAFQATALELAEGFAERIHQEIRDQWGFPDPTDFTMLERFAAKYQGQRFSFGYPACPNLEDQAKLFGLIKPEDHGVVLTEEFMMEPEASVSAIVFAHPDARYFNA; the protein is encoded by the coding sequence ATGCAGAGACATCCTATTGAAGAACAACTAGATAAACGAATCCTGATCATTGATGGTGCGATGGGGACGATGCTGCAAGCGGAAGATTTCTCGACGGAAGACTTCGGCGGAGAAGAATATGATGGATGTAATGAATACATGAGTGTGTTGCGCCCCGACGTCTTGGAGAAAATTCACGATGAATATTTAGAAGCCGGTGCTGATATCATTTGTACGAATACATTTGGCGGCACTCCCCTAGTACTAAATGAATTTTCACTTGGTCATCGTGCAGATGAAATTAATGCAAAGTCTGTAGAGATAGCGAAAAAAAGTGCGGCGAAGTTTTCTACTCCAGAATGGCCACGTTTTGTCGCAGGTGCGATCGGACCTACGACAAAAACGCTTTCGGTCACGGGCGGTATTACGTTCGATGAACTATCCAATGATTTTTATGTACAGGCTAAAGCGCTTATAGAAGCAGGCAGTGATTTGATACTGATGGAAACGAGTCAGGATATGCTGAATGTGAAAGCTGGAACAATTGGTATTAAAAAGGCATTTGAAGAGCTTGGACGCGAAATTCCTATCATGATTTCAGGTACGATCGAACCGATGGGTACAACACTTGCTGGACAAAGTATTGAAGCATTCTATATTTCCATTGAACACGTCCATCCACTTTCGGTGGGTTTAAACTGTGCGACAGGTCCAGAATTCATGACGGACCATTTGCGTTCATTATCGGACTTAGCGACAAGCTACGTAACCTGCTATCCAAATGCGGGATTGCCAGATGAGGAAGGACATTATCATGAATCTCCTGAATCACTATCGAAAAAACTGGAAGGCTTCGCTGAAAAAGGTTGGTTGAACATGGTGGGCGGCTGCTGCGGTACAACGCCTGATCATATTCGCGCAATACGTGAGGTAGTTAAAGATAAGGCTCCACGCAAGATGCCCGAAAACCCTCATGGTCATGCTATTTCAGGGATTGAACCTTTGCTTTACGACGATACATTGCGTCCATTATTAATTGGTGAACGTACAAACGTTATCGGTTCACGTAAATTCAAACAACTAATTGTAGAGGAAAAGTTTGAAGAAGCTGCTGAAATCGCACGAGCACAAGTAAAACGTGGTGCTCACGTATTAGATATTTGTCTTGCGAACCCTGACCGTGATGAATTGTACGATATGACTCGTTTCATGAAAGAAGTCGTGAAAAAAGTCAAAGTTCCTCTTGTCATCGACTCTACGGACGAAAACGTTATTGCGGAGGCGCTGAAATTTTCGCAAGGTAAAGCAATCATTAACTCTATTAACTTAGAAGATGGTGAAGAACGCTTTGATGCTGTACTTCCTTTAGTAAAAAAATATGGAGCAGCTGTCGTTGTAGGAACGATTGATGAAATCGGGATGGCAGTTACGAGAGAACGTAAACTAGAAGTCGCCTTGCGTTCTTATGATTTACTCGTCAATAAATGGGAGATCCCACCAGAAGATATCATTTTTGATCCACTTGTCTTCCCTGTTGGTACAGGCGACGCGCAATACATCGGATCAGCGGTGGAGACGATTGAAGGAATTCGATTAATCAAAGAAAAACTACCGCGCACCTTAACGACTCTCGGTGTCAGCAACGTATCTTTCGGGTTACCTCCTGTTGGTCGTGAAGTGTTGAATGCCGTGTATTTGTATCACTGTACACAAGCAGGTCTAGATTATGCGATTGTAAATACAGAGAAACTTGAACGCTTTGCATCGATTCCAGAAGCAGAAATCAAGCTGGCAAACGACTTGCTGTTTACAACAACTGATGAAACATTAGCAGAGTTTACGGATTTCTATCGTGGGAAGAAAAAAGAAAAGTCAGAAGATGACATTCCAAAAACCGTGCCTGATCGTCTTGCATACTATGTAGTGGAAGGTACAAAAGAAGGTTTAATTCCTGACTTGGAAACAGCTTTAAAGACATATGATGAACCACTCGATATCATCAATGGTCCTTTAATGAAAGGAATGGCTGAAGTTGGACGACTATTCAATGATAACCAACTGATCGTAGCTGAAGTTCTTCAAAGTGCTGAAGTCATGAAAGCTTCTGTTTCCTATCTTGAACAATTTATGGATAAGAAAGAAGACGATAGTGGGAAAGGCAAGATTATTCTTGCAACTGTAAAAGGTGACGTACATGATATCGGAAAAAACCTCGTGGAAATCATCTTAAGTAATAACGGATTTAAAGTAATAGACATCGGGATTAAAGTTACTCCAGCTGCATTAATTGAAGTGATTCGTAAAGAAAAACCAGACATCGTAGGACTATCAGGACTTCTTGTAAAGTCTGCACAACAGATGGTGTTGACGGCACAGGACTTTAAGGCAGCAGGAATTGACACACCGGTAATGGTAGGTGGAGCTGCATTAACAAGACGCTTTACTGAAACAAAGATTGCACCCGAGTATGACGGCCCTGTTATTTTTGCAAAAGACGCGATGCAAGGCCTTGATTTAGCAAACCGTCTCCAAAGTAATGACAAAGGCACGCTACTCGAGGAATTAGCAGATAGTATAGAGAAACGTGAAACCAATGATGCGATTAAAGCAAGTCGAGATACTTCAGCGGTTGCAGTGAAGCCACGTCCTGTGAAAACGGTACGCACCGATGTTCCTGTATTCACCCCAACTGATTTACGCAGACGGGTCGTGAAAGATTACTCGGTTGCCCACCTACATCCTTACGTAAATATGCGTACACTTATTGGTCACCACTTAGGCCTACGAGGAAATGTCGATAAAATGCTTGAAAGAAAAGAAGAACGCGCAGTACAACTTCATGACATGGTGACTGGATTCTTGAAGTCCGACAAGATGAGAGCTTCCGGTATTTATCAATTCTTCCCAGCCCAAGCAGACGGCGATGACGTAATCATTTATGATCCGAAAGATTCAAAAACTGAAATTGAACGATTTACGTTCCCGCGTCAAGAAAAAGACCCATTCCTATGTTTGGCTGATTACTTGAAAACAGTGCAAAGTGGCGAAATGGACTACGTTGCATTCATGCAAGTGACCGCTGGTAAAGGGGTCCGTGATTATGCAAACAAACTGAAGGAAGAAGGAAAATTCCTTGAAAGCCACGCATTCCAAGCAACTGCATTGGAATTAGCGGAAGGTTTCGCTGAACGGATTCACCAAGAAATTCGTGATCAATGGGGATTCCCTGACCCAACAGACTTTACCATGCTCGAACGTTTCGCAGCTAAATACCAAGGTCAGCGATTCTCATTCGGCTACCCTGCTTGTCCAAATCTAGAAGATCAAGCTAAACTCTTCGGCCTCATCAAACCGGAAGATCACGGCGTCGTGCTAACCGAAGAATTCATGATGGAACCAGAAGCATCCGTATCAGCCATCGTCTTCGCACACCCCGACGCACGATACTTTAACGCATAA